Proteins encoded in a region of the Clostridiales bacterium genome:
- a CDS encoding ABC transporter ATP-binding protein has translation MSLLELNHITLKFGGLVAVSDFNLSLKENEIVGLIGPNGAGKTTCFNIITGVYKPTYGTVIYKGRNITGLRQDKITKLGIARTFQNIRLFNELTVLENVLIANHLHIRSNFLSATLRLPHYIKEENKMYEKSMALLKDVNLDNFAHEKSSSLPYGMQRRLEIARALATEPKVLLLDEPAAGMNPNESMALMDFVRQVRDKYNVTVLMIEHHMQVVMGVCERILVLDYGNTIAKGTPDEIQNNEKVIEAYLGVEDDA, from the coding sequence ATGAGTTTGCTTGAACTTAATCATATTACACTTAAATTTGGAGGGCTGGTTGCCGTATCAGACTTTAACTTAAGCCTTAAAGAAAATGAAATCGTAGGATTGATAGGCCCGAATGGCGCCGGTAAGACAACATGCTTTAATATAATAACGGGTGTTTACAAGCCCACATATGGCACTGTAATATATAAAGGCCGTAATATCACAGGCTTAAGGCAGGACAAGATTACAAAACTTGGCATTGCAAGAACATTCCAGAACATAAGGCTGTTTAATGAACTGACAGTGCTGGAGAATGTTTTGATCGCAAACCATCTTCATATCAGATCAAATTTTTTGTCTGCCACGCTCAGGCTCCCTCATTATATTAAAGAAGAAAATAAAATGTATGAAAAATCCATGGCATTGCTGAAAGATGTGAATCTTGATAATTTTGCCCATGAAAAATCTTCTTCACTGCCTTATGGGATGCAAAGAAGGCTTGAAATTGCAAGAGCGCTTGCTACAGAACCGAAAGTTCTCCTTCTCGACGAGCCTGCTGCGGGCATGAATCCGAATGAATCCATGGCTCTTATGGATTTTGTCCGCCAGGTGAGGGATAAATATAATGTTACAGTTTTGATGATAGAGCACCACATGCAGGTTGTCATGGGCGTCTGCGAAAGGATACTGGTACTCGACTATGGAAATACAATTGCCAAGGGAACGCCGGATGAAATACAAAACAACGAAAAAGTCATCGAAGCTTATCTGGGGGTGGAAGACGATGCTTGA